The uncultured Bacteroides sp. genome has a segment encoding these proteins:
- a CDS encoding branched-chain amino acid aminotransferase has translation MEQIDWANLSFGYIPTDYNVRYNYRNGEWGELEISSSEYVNLHMAATCLHYGQEAFEGLKAFKGKDGKIRIFRLEENAQRLQSSCDGILMAKLPVDKFKEAILKAVKLNERFVPPYESGASLYIRPVLFGTSAQVGVHAATEYTFIVFVTPVGPYFKGGFSCNPYVIIREFDRAAPLGTGTFKIGGNYAASLRANKKAHDMGYSSEFYLDAKEKKYIDECGAANFFGIKENTYVTPESTSVLPSITNKSLIKLAESFGLKIERRQVAEEELLTFEEAGACGTAAVISPIERIDDVEKGISYVISKDGKPGPISTKLYNKLRAIQYGDQPDEFGWITIVE, from the coding sequence ATGGAACAAATAGATTGGGCTAATCTGTCGTTTGGTTATATTCCGACAGATTACAACGTTCGGTATAATTACCGCAACGGTGAGTGGGGAGAACTGGAAATAAGCAGCAGTGAATATGTTAATCTGCACATGGCTGCTACATGTTTGCACTACGGTCAGGAAGCTTTTGAAGGCCTGAAAGCTTTCAAAGGTAAAGATGGTAAGATTCGTATTTTCCGTTTGGAAGAGAATGCGCAACGCCTGCAATCTTCTTGTGACGGCATTTTGATGGCTAAACTTCCTGTTGATAAGTTTAAAGAGGCTATTCTGAAAGCAGTTAAGCTTAACGAACGTTTTGTTCCGCCTTATGAAAGCGGTGCTTCACTCTATATCCGCCCGGTTTTATTTGGTACAAGTGCTCAGGTAGGTGTACATGCTGCAACCGAATATACATTTATTGTGTTTGTTACTCCTGTAGGCCCATACTTTAAAGGTGGTTTCTCCTGTAATCCTTACGTGATTATCCGTGAGTTCGACCGTGCTGCTCCGCTAGGAACAGGAACTTTTAAAATAGGTGGAAACTATGCCGCTAGCCTTAGAGCAAATAAAAAAGCACATGATATGGGCTATTCTTCTGAATTCTATTTGGATGCAAAAGAAAAGAAATATATAGATGAATGTGGTGCTGCAAACTTCTTTGGTATCAAAGAGAACACTTACGTTACTCCGGAATCTACTTCTGTTTTGCCATCTATCACCAATAAGAGTTTGATTAAATTGGCTGAAAGCTTTGGCCTCAAGATTGAACGCCGTCAGGTAGCTGAAGAAGAATTGCTAACATTCGAAGAAGCTGGAGCTTGCGGTACAGCTGCAGTTATCAGTCCTATCGAACGCATTGATGATGTGGAAAAGGGAATATCATATGTGATCTCAAAAGATGGCAAACCGGGCCCTATAAGTACTAAATTATATAATAAACTTCGTGCAATTCAGTATGGCGACCAGCCGGATGAATTCGGATGGATTACTATTGTGGAATAA
- a CDS encoding S8 family serine peptidase, producing the protein MKKISFIAFAFLLAIAAQSKVTYKFRISLKDKKNTEYSLDKPQQFLSEKAILRRTKQKLAVDSTDLPVVGKYIKAIRGTGAEILVTSKWNNTVTVRCADSLLVNRIASLPFVSGAELVWMGQEQAVSTDAARKDTVTNKLEKTDNYYGKAFRQIEIHNGQKLHEAGFRGQGMTIAIIDGGFKNANQLKALKSMKLLGIHDFVKPKSDLFEENNHGMMVLSCMASNAPHSIVGTAPEASYWLLRSEDIDSENLVEQDYWSAAIEFADSVGVDVVNTSLGYRTFDDSSKNYTYQDLDGLKTMISRSAGMAANKGMIVVCSAGNEGRGSWKKITPPADAFNVITVAAIDSSLVLAPFSSIGNTTDNRVKPDVSAIGQKSVVLKTNGEVGTANGTSFSSPTFCGLVTCLWQSCPELTAKQVIELVRKSCNHSAFPDNIYGYGVPDVYKAYLSVHSEIANK; encoded by the coding sequence ATGAAAAAAATAAGTTTTATAGCGTTTGCATTTCTATTGGCAATAGCTGCTCAGTCGAAAGTAACGTATAAGTTCCGCATCAGTCTCAAAGATAAGAAGAACACAGAATATTCACTTGATAAACCACAGCAATTCTTGTCGGAAAAGGCTATTCTTCGTCGGACAAAACAAAAGCTAGCGGTAGATTCCACTGACCTTCCTGTAGTTGGCAAATATATTAAAGCCATTCGTGGCACTGGAGCGGAGATTCTTGTAACAAGCAAATGGAACAACACGGTGACTGTTCGTTGTGCTGATTCATTGTTAGTGAATAGAATTGCCAGTCTTCCATTTGTATCAGGTGCCGAGCTTGTTTGGATGGGCCAGGAACAGGCTGTTTCTACAGATGCAGCACGCAAGGATACGGTGACCAATAAGTTAGAAAAAACAGATAATTACTACGGAAAAGCTTTCCGCCAAATAGAAATTCACAACGGACAGAAGTTGCACGAGGCAGGATTCCGCGGACAAGGCATGACGATTGCCATCATTGACGGTGGATTTAAGAATGCCAATCAGTTAAAGGCCCTGAAGTCGATGAAACTATTGGGAATACACGATTTTGTAAAACCGAAATCGGATCTTTTTGAGGAAAATAATCACGGTATGATGGTGCTTTCCTGCATGGCATCAAACGCTCCTCATTCTATTGTGGGAACAGCTCCTGAAGCTTCTTACTGGTTACTTCGTTCAGAAGATATCGATTCTGAAAATTTAGTGGAACAGGATTACTGGTCTGCTGCAATTGAGTTTGCAGATAGTGTGGGAGTAGATGTGGTAAACACATCGCTTGGTTACCGTACTTTTGATGATAGCTCTAAGAATTATACTTATCAGGATCTTGACGGATTGAAAACAATGATCTCCCGCTCGGCTGGAATGGCTGCTAATAAAGGTATGATTGTGGTGTGCAGTGCCGGAAATGAAGGCCGTGGTTCATGGAAAAAGATCACACCTCCGGCAGATGCTTTCAATGTAATTACTGTTGCAGCCATCGATTCTTCCTTGGTGCTTGCACCTTTCTCTTCAATTGGTAACACTACTGATAACCGGGTGAAACCGGATGTTTCTGCTATCGGACAGAAATCTGTTGTGTTAAAAACAAATGGGGAAGTAGGTACAGCAAACGGTACTTCTTTTTCTTCACCAACCTTCTGCGGACTGGTTACTTGCCTGTGGCAGTCGTGTCCCGAACTTACAGCAAAGCAAGTGATAGAGCTGGTACGCAAATCATGCAACCACTCAGCATTCCCTGATAATATTTACGGCTACGGTGTGCCCGATGTTTACAAGGCTTATCTTTCCGTTCATTCTGAAATTGCTAATAAATAG
- a CDS encoding MBL fold metallo-hydrolase, whose amino-acid sequence MSYKITTLVDNVVYDRGLQAEHGLSLLIDTGESKILFDTGASDLFIRNAEILGIDLSKVDYLVLSHGHSDHTGGVRQFQELNPHAKVVCKKEALQKKYKDERENGFKKADQPDENRLWLVDSTTEIVPGVHVLPQIKITDKSETHFEHFFTVKDENIVPDTFEDELVLVLSGEKTISVLSSCSHRGITNIIRSAQEAFPERTLNVVIGGFHIHNASEDKFNVISTYLGRKLPRRLGICHCTGIDNYARFHQEFSTRVFYNYTGWVEEIK is encoded by the coding sequence ATGAGCTATAAAATCACAACTCTTGTTGATAATGTTGTTTACGACCGAGGATTGCAGGCCGAACATGGGCTATCTCTTTTGATTGATACCGGAGAAAGCAAAATTCTGTTTGACACAGGAGCTTCAGATCTTTTTATTAGAAATGCAGAAATTCTGGGCATTGATTTAAGTAAAGTTGATTACTTAGTCTTATCTCATGGTCATAGCGATCATACGGGAGGAGTAAGGCAGTTTCAGGAACTGAATCCGCATGCAAAGGTTGTTTGTAAGAAGGAAGCTTTGCAGAAGAAGTACAAGGATGAGCGGGAAAATGGATTTAAAAAAGCTGATCAGCCAGATGAAAATCGTCTTTGGCTTGTAGATAGTACAACGGAAATAGTACCCGGAGTGCATGTTCTGCCTCAGATTAAAATAACAGATAAGAGTGAAACTCATTTTGAGCATTTCTTTACTGTGAAAGATGAGAATATTGTACCCGATACTTTTGAGGATGAACTGGTATTGGTTTTATCAGGTGAAAAAACGATTTCGGTTCTTAGCTCGTGTTCACACAGAGGAATTACAAATATAATCCGTAGTGCACAGGAGGCTTTTCCTGAACGCACCTTAAACGTGGTGATAGGAGGATTTCATATTCATAATGCGAGTGAAGATAAATTTAACGTGATTAGTACATACCTGGGAAGAAAGTTACCAAGACGTTTGGGCATTTGCCATTGTACAGGAATAGATAATTATGCGCGCTTCCATCAGGAATTCAGTACCCGTGTGTTTTATAATTACACAGGGTGGGTGGAAGAAATAAAATAG
- the porV gene encoding type IX secretion system outer membrane channel protein PorV has translation MKQLKVYFLLILLFLANVSLQAQDTKNQFNPVNTGVTSLSIAPDSRGGAMGDVGAATDPDVNSQFWNPAKYPFTVSRAGISLSYTPWLRKLVNDIDLAYLAGYYRIGDYSALSASLRYFSLGAVTVGQTSASDIGYTINPYEMSFDIGYSRMLSEHLSAAVALRFIYSDLAYKQDEDVTPGSAFAADVAMYYNRYLMLGARECNLAFGMNISNIGSKISYDSGNTSEFIPTNFRLGGSLLIPIDEYNTFAVSADANKLLVPTRPLQKDGESATDYQDRLQRDYRDLSPISGIFKSFSDAPGGFKEEMQEIQWSVGAEYTYHQQFSVRGGYHYENENKGNRKYFSVGAGFKMNVFSLDAAYLISTAQSNPLDQTLRFSLSFDLDGIKDILGKK, from the coding sequence ATGAAGCAATTAAAAGTATATTTCCTTTTAATCCTATTGTTTCTTGCAAATGTGAGTTTGCAGGCACAAGATACAAAGAATCAGTTTAACCCTGTAAATACAGGTGTAACCTCTCTTTCTATAGCTCCCGATTCCAGAGGTGGCGCTATGGGTGATGTAGGAGCGGCTACAGATCCGGATGTGAATTCTCAATTCTGGAATCCGGCGAAGTATCCATTTACTGTAAGTCGTGCGGGCATTTCCCTTTCCTATACCCCCTGGTTGCGTAAACTGGTAAATGATATAGACCTGGCCTATCTGGCCGGTTATTATCGCATTGGAGACTATTCGGCACTGAGTGCTTCTTTAAGATACTTTTCTTTGGGTGCAGTTACCGTAGGGCAGACCTCAGCTTCAGATATTGGATATACCATTAATCCTTATGAAATGTCTTTTGATATAGGCTATTCCCGCATGTTGTCCGAACATCTTTCCGCAGCAGTGGCCTTGCGTTTCATTTATTCTGATTTGGCCTATAAGCAAGATGAGGACGTGACTCCGGGTTCAGCTTTTGCAGCCGATGTGGCCATGTATTATAATCGCTATCTGATGCTTGGAGCGCGCGAATGCAATTTGGCATTTGGTATGAACATCTCCAATATTGGTAGTAAGATATCCTATGACAGTGGCAATACCAGTGAGTTTATTCCAACCAATTTCCGCTTGGGGGGCTCTTTGTTAATACCTATCGACGAATATAATACCTTTGCAGTAAGTGCTGATGCCAATAAATTACTGGTTCCCACCCGTCCTTTGCAGAAAGATGGCGAAAGCGCCACCGATTATCAGGACAGATTGCAGAGAGATTACCGTGATCTGTCGCCCATTAGCGGAATCTTCAAATCTTTCAGTGACGCACCGGGTGGTTTCAAGGAAGAGATGCAGGAAATTCAGTGGTCGGTTGGTGCCGAATACACATACCACCAGCAATTCTCTGTGCGGGGTGGTTATCACTATGAGAATGAGAATAAAGGAAACCGGAAATATTTCTCTGTGGGAGCAGGTTTCAAGATGAATGTATTCTCACTGGATGCCGCATACCTAATCTCAACAGCGCAAAGCAATCCGTTGGATCAGACCTTGCGCTTCTCACTTTCTTTTGATTTAGATGGTATTAAAGATATTCTTGGTAAGAAATGA
- the xseB gene encoding exodeoxyribonuclease VII small subunit, producing the protein MAEKKESYAQAMEKLENIVSAVEKDELDIDQLSVKLKEAQKLVRFCKDKLYKADEEIKKIMEGEDN; encoded by the coding sequence ATGGCAGAAAAGAAAGAGTCCTATGCTCAGGCAATGGAGAAACTCGAAAACATAGTTTCGGCAGTAGAGAAAGATGAACTGGATATTGATCAGCTGAGTGTGAAACTCAAAGAAGCTCAGAAACTGGTCCGTTTTTGCAAGGATAAGCTTTATAAAGCTGATGAAGAGATAAAGAAAATAATGGAAGGAGAAGATAACTGA
- the ispF gene encoding 2-C-methyl-D-erythritol 2,4-cyclodiphosphate synthase has product MKIRVGFGYDVHALVSERELWIGGVKLEHEKGLLGHSDADVLLHAVCDALLGAANMRDIGFHFPDTAGEYKNIDSKILLARTMELIRSKGYELGNIDATVCAERPKLNPHIPAMKSAMAEAMKVDEEDISIKATTTEKLGFTGREEGISAYATVLITKQ; this is encoded by the coding sequence ATGAAAATAAGAGTTGGTTTTGGATATGATGTTCATGCGCTTGTTTCGGAACGTGAATTGTGGATTGGCGGAGTGAAGCTGGAGCATGAAAAGGGATTGTTAGGGCATTCAGATGCCGATGTGTTGCTTCACGCTGTTTGCGATGCTTTATTAGGTGCTGCTAACATGCGGGATATTGGATTCCATTTCCCCGATACTGCCGGAGAGTACAAGAACATTGACAGCAAGATACTTCTTGCCCGCACCATGGAATTGATTCGCTCAAAAGGGTATGAACTTGGAAATATTGACGCTACCGTGTGTGCTGAGCGTCCTAAGCTGAACCCTCATATTCCTGCTATGAAAAGTGCTATGGCAGAGGCTATGAAAGTGGACGAAGAAGATATCTCTATTAAAGCTACAACTACCGAGAAACTTGGTTTTACAGGTAGGGAAGAAGGCATTTCTGCTTATGCCACTGTATTAATCACCAAACAATAA
- a CDS encoding Mrp/NBP35 family ATP-binding protein, giving the protein MTLYPKLILDALSKVRYPGTGKDIVSSGMVDDNIRIEGMKVSFSLIFEKPTDPFIKSLVKSAEAAILTYVSKDVEIVGNIEVKAVQAPRPEVEKLLPQVKNIIAISSGKGGVGKSTVSANLAVSLAKLGYKVGLLDADIFGPSMPKMFQVEDERPFLEKIDGRDLIIPVEKYGIKLLSIGFFVNQDQATVWRGGMASNALKQLIADASWGELDYFLIDLPPGTSDIHLTIVQTLALTGAIVVSTPQAVALADARKGINMFTNEKVNVPILGLVENMAWFTPAELPENKYFIFGKEGAKKLSEEMNIPLLGQIPIVQSICEGGDSGVPVALNEDSITGQAFLELAENMVKQVDKRNEELAPTKIVEMHK; this is encoded by the coding sequence ATGACACTTTATCCAAAACTTATACTCGATGCGCTTAGTAAAGTGCGTTACCCCGGAACAGGAAAAGACATTGTTTCTTCCGGTATGGTGGATGATAATATCCGTATTGAAGGAATGAAGGTTTCCTTCTCTTTGATTTTTGAGAAGCCTACTGATCCGTTTATTAAATCTTTAGTAAAATCTGCTGAGGCTGCTATCCTTACTTATGTGAGTAAGGATGTAGAAATTGTGGGAAACATTGAGGTGAAAGCTGTTCAGGCTCCTCGCCCCGAAGTGGAAAAACTCCTGCCTCAGGTAAAGAATATTATTGCCATCTCTTCTGGTAAAGGAGGAGTAGGTAAATCAACCGTTTCTGCAAACCTTGCCGTTTCATTGGCAAAGCTTGGTTACAAGGTGGGTTTGCTTGATGCCGATATCTTTGGCCCTTCTATGCCGAAAATGTTTCAGGTAGAGGATGAACGTCCTTTCCTTGAGAAGATTGACGGACGGGATTTAATTATACCGGTTGAGAAATATGGCATTAAACTATTGTCTATCGGTTTTTTTGTTAATCAGGATCAGGCTACAGTGTGGCGTGGTGGCATGGCAAGCAATGCCCTGAAACAGTTAATAGCTGATGCTAGCTGGGGTGAACTTGATTATTTTCTCATTGACCTTCCTCCGGGAACCAGTGATATTCACCTTACTATTGTTCAGACTTTGGCTTTAACCGGAGCTATTGTAGTGAGTACACCTCAGGCTGTGGCTTTAGCCGATGCCCGTAAAGGAATTAATATGTTTACCAATGAAAAGGTGAATGTTCCTATTCTTGGATTAGTTGAGAATATGGCATGGTTTACTCCTGCTGAGTTACCTGAGAATAAGTATTTTATTTTTGGTAAGGAGGGAGCTAAAAAACTTTCTGAAGAGATGAATATTCCTCTTCTTGGCCAGATCCCAATTGTGCAAAGTATTTGTGAAGGTGGCGACAGTGGAGTTCCTGTTGCACTTAATGAAGATTCAATTACTGGTCAGGCATTTCTCGAACTTGCCGAGAACATGGTAAAGCAGGTTGATAAGAGAAATGAAGAACTGGCGCCAACAAAGATTGTTGAAATGCATAAATAG
- the trmB gene encoding tRNA (guanosine(46)-N7)-methyltransferase TrmB, producing MGKNKLQKFADMRSYPHVFEYPYSIVDEFPFEMKGKWGKEFFKNDNPIVLELGCGRGEYTVGLGRMFPDKNFIAVDIKGSRMWSGASDSLKEGLNNVAFLRTNIEIIDRFFGEGEVSEIWLTFSDPQMKKATKRLTSTYFMERYRKFMVPDGIIHLKTDSNFMFTYTNYMVQENKFPVLFVTEDLYHSGLVDDILGIQTYYEQQWLDRGLNIKYLKFTLPQEGALKEPEQEIELDTYRSYNRSKRSGKKTTLAFEDEQLEKE from the coding sequence ATGGGAAAAAACAAATTACAGAAATTTGCTGATATGCGGAGTTATCCGCACGTGTTCGAATATCCATATTCCATTGTGGATGAATTTCCTTTTGAAATGAAAGGAAAGTGGGGAAAGGAATTTTTTAAAAATGATAATCCAATAGTACTGGAACTGGGTTGCGGACGTGGAGAATATACAGTGGGACTTGGACGCATGTTTCCCGACAAGAACTTCATTGCTGTGGATATTAAAGGTTCACGTATGTGGAGCGGAGCTTCCGATTCTTTGAAAGAAGGTTTGAACAATGTGGCATTCCTGCGTACGAATATAGAGATTATCGACCGCTTTTTTGGTGAAGGCGAGGTGAGTGAAATCTGGCTTACTTTCTCTGATCCACAAATGAAGAAGGCAACAAAGCGTTTGACTTCTACATATTTCATGGAGCGTTACCGCAAATTTATGGTTCCGGATGGAATTATTCATTTGAAAACGGATAGTAACTTCATGTTTACCTATACAAACTACATGGTTCAGGAAAACAAATTCCCTGTACTGTTTGTTACTGAAGACTTATACCACTCTGGTTTGGTTGATGATATTCTGGGTATTCAGACTTATTATGAGCAACAATGGTTGGACAGAGGGCTGAATATCAAGTATCTTAAGTTTACTCTTCCTCAGGAAGGCGCACTGAAAGAGCCGGAACAGGAAATAGAACTTGATACTTACAGAAGTTATAATCGTAGCAAACGAAGTGGTAAGAAAACAACTTTAGCTTTTGAAGATGAACAATTAGAAAAAGAATAA
- the xseA gene encoding exodeoxyribonuclease VII large subunit, with translation MEKAPLSLYELNALVKRALNESLPEAYWIQAELSDVRSNTTGHCYLEFIQKDQRSNNLIAKARGTIWANVFRMLKPYFEESTGQAFVSGIKVMVQVTVEFHELYGYSLTVIDIDPTYTLGDMVRKRREILKQLEEEGVLTLNKELEMPMLVQRIAVISSASAAGYGDFCRQLDENPYGFMFYPHLFPALMQGNQVEESIIAALNEVNNRRDDFDAVVIIRGGGATSDLSGFDTYLLAANCAQFPLPIITGIGHERDDTVLDSVAHTRVKTPTAAAQFLITHMHEAAESLEELAQTLIVSVSARMDKEHSRLSDLTNRLPMVIKNRTIREGYLLEQLMQRMHVAIARNLTNRKHRLMLLEQRVNDASPERLLKRGYSLTFKDGKAVTDSAQLKPGDIITTRLAKGEVISEVK, from the coding sequence ATGGAAAAAGCACCTTTATCTCTTTATGAACTCAATGCGCTGGTAAAGCGTGCCTTGAACGAATCTCTTCCTGAGGCTTACTGGATTCAGGCAGAGCTGAGTGATGTGCGTTCCAATACCACAGGTCATTGTTATCTGGAGTTTATTCAGAAAGATCAGCGTAGCAATAATCTCATAGCAAAGGCGCGGGGAACCATCTGGGCCAATGTGTTTCGTATGCTGAAACCCTATTTTGAAGAGAGCACCGGTCAGGCTTTTGTATCGGGTATAAAGGTAATGGTTCAGGTTACTGTGGAGTTTCATGAACTCTATGGTTACAGCCTCACGGTTATTGATATTGATCCCACTTATACATTGGGAGATATGGTGCGTAAGCGGCGGGAGATTCTGAAACAGTTGGAAGAAGAGGGAGTACTCACTCTGAATAAAGAGCTGGAGATGCCTATGCTTGTTCAGCGGATTGCCGTTATCTCTTCTGCTTCTGCAGCGGGTTACGGCGATTTTTGCCGCCAGCTGGATGAGAATCCTTACGGATTTATGTTCTATCCACACTTGTTTCCGGCATTGATGCAGGGCAATCAGGTGGAGGAATCTATTATTGCTGCACTGAACGAGGTGAATAATCGCCGGGATGATTTCGATGCTGTGGTTATTATCCGCGGCGGGGGAGCCACATCCGACCTCTCCGGTTTTGATACTTATCTCTTGGCAGCCAATTGTGCCCAGTTTCCTTTGCCAATTATTACCGGAATTGGTCATGAGCGCGATGATACAGTGCTCGACTCTGTGGCTCATACCCGGGTAAAGACGCCCACAGCAGCGGCTCAGTTCCTGATTACGCACATGCACGAGGCTGCAGAATCGCTCGAAGAACTGGCACAAACGCTGATAGTTTCTGTTTCGGCACGCATGGATAAAGAACATTCACGATTGAGCGATCTCACAAACAGATTGCCAATGGTGATTAAAAACCGAACCATTCGTGAGGGTTACTTGTTAGAACAACTGATGCAGAGAATGCATGTGGCAATAGCCCGCAATCTGACCAATAGGAAGCACCGGCTGATGTTACTGGAGCAACGGGTAAACGATGCTTCTCCTGAACGCTTACTGAAACGAGGGTACAGTCTCACTTTCAAAGATGGGAAAGCTGTTACTGACAGTGCACAGTTAAAACCGGGAGATATAATCACCACTCGTTTGGCAAAGGGAGAGGTGATAAGCGAGGTTAAATAA